GCTGAACTCTCGGGTGGAGCCTTCCCCATCAGCTCTGCCCATCTGCCTCCAGCCAGGGGGTATTCCCCCAGGGGCCAGCTGCTGGGTGCTGGGCTGGAAGGACCCCCAGGACAGAGGTGAGAGCCCTTGGGTCATGGGAATGAGGAGTTACCTCAAGCCAGAACTCTATACAATTCTCTCTCCTCTTTAGTTCCTGTAGCTGCTGCTGTCTCCATCTTGACACCACGACTCTGTCACTGCCTCTATCAGGGCATTCTGACTCCTGGAACCTTCTGTGTCCTCTATACTGAGGGTCAGGAAGATAAATGTGAGGTACAGGAGCCTACACATCTGGGACCAGGGAGGGAAAAGGTAGTTCTGGGCAACAAGACCCTATTCAGATTGGAATTTCTTGGTATTGGGCTCCAGATAGGGAACAACTGGTATTTCTGGCCTACATCTTAGAGAGGAACCAGGATACCTAAGGGTGGAGATGAGCAGTGCTTTGTGATGGACCCTAGGGAAGTTAAGAGGACCAGAGGCAAGGGTAACAGACCCATTTGGCCTTGGCTCCAATTTGCAGGTGACCTCGGCACCTCCCCTCCTGTGCCAGTCTGAGGGAGGCCCCTGGGTTCTCATGGGCATGGCTGTTCGAGGTAGCCAGGAGCTGTTTGCAGCCATTGGCCCTGAAGCTGCCTGGATATCGCAAACAGTGGGAGAAGCCCATTTCCTTCCTCCTAGTGGTCCCCCTTACTGGCCTCCTGAAGACAGTGACCTCTGCCCCCAAGACTTGGCAGGAGCTGCGAGCTCCTCTAAGGTAGctgctctgcttctgctcccactGGCTCCACTGATCCAGGGCTGAGTCTGGCTCTTCTTCACACCACCCATCAGGGCTGGAATGTGGCTCAACCAGCCAGCTCCCAGGCCTGGAGAGGGCCTCTTCCACCTATACTATATCAGCTTTCAGATAATTGGACCTCAGTGCTGGCCTCTTTGAACCTAGGAATCCTTGGGGGTGCGGGAGGAAGAGACAATAAAGATGTAAATACAGACACGTGGCCTTGTGGCATCTCTTAGGTTGCTGAGGGGCCAAACATCTCAGAGCTAAGGGGAAAGCCCCAAGGATAGGGCTCTTCCCTCTTGGTGAGTCAGGCCTTGGGATCCCAGGAAATGTGTCCCCTATAACGTGGCAGCTGTTCCCTCATTCCTGCCTCTGGGCGGGGGAGGTTAGGTGGACAGCTGGTTGTGTGTCACCTCTCTATTGGAATTAGTGTCTCCAGCACCTGCAGCATACCTCAGCCCTGGTTTGGTACCCAATAGACTAGGAACCATTGGGATATAAAAGCCAGCCCTAAATATACACCCTAATGTATAATGTACATTCTTAGAGTCTCTagcctgtgtgtgcatacacacacatacacacgtgaaCCTCGGCCCCCTTCAAGAAACTCACTTGTTCATCCTATCCAGTGCCCCCAGGATTTGGGCCACATTCATACAAATCCCACCTCTGCGTCCGCCACTCACCTGTTATCCAATCCATACCGCAAGGCATGAAAACTGGAGCCTGAAAAATAAGTTCACCACGTGCTGGTGTCCCCCTGTTAAGTGGGAAACACATGTGGCCACACCTTGACTAGGGATCAGGAAATGGTCAGAGAAGAAACGAGGTTTGAGCACATAAGATAGTACACACGGACCTGAGGAAGGGGTGGGAGTTTTACTAGGCAAGAGGGGTCACTCCTGAAGTTGGGGGTTGCAGTCTGTCGCACAGGTAGGAAAGGGAGACTAGAGGTGAGTAGAAGGTGGCTCATGCAGGCTGAGGAGGGTAGAGGCTGTTAAAGGCTTTCCCTTCATGCACAGTGACTATTCTTCAGGTCCTCCCAGGAAGTGCATTTATCTACCTGCTCTCAGTACCAAGCCAGCTACCCCCACATGGATCCTGCCTCATTGTTTCCCTAAACACACCCTGACTCCTAAAGtcttgcccctcccccccccagtcAACCTCTCCTCTTTACCCCCTCCAGGAATTCTCTGACCCCTGGGCTGGGCGGGAGTCCAGATGCCTAGGCTTCTAGGAAGAGAGTAGAGGAAGCAAAGCTCTATTTTTCCTCACGCTTAAGCCTAAGCCACATCCCAGGTGCCACACTGACAGCAGTCCTAGGAGGCTGCCTTTCCCTGAACTCTTTCTGTGTGCCTGtacttgtgtgtatacacacacgcaGGCAGACACCCATACAAGCAAGTTCTGAGCCTACTGCTCTCcaccttgcttttgagacagggtttcactgaacctggagcttgttatTACATCTAGACTGATGGCTGGCTAGCAAAGCCCCAGAATCTTCTGTCTGCACTTTCTCCCACCCAGTGCTGTACTAGGCTTACAACCTAGTACTTACAAAGTACTAGActttacttgggtgctggggatctgaactcaggtcttcatgcttgcacagcaggagCTTTACCCAcggagccttctccccagcccctggcaccCTGCACTACAGATGTTCTTTACCACACTCcagctttgtctttttttttggggggggggctctatgtaaccctggatgtcctgaaacttgctatgtagaccaggctggcctcaaattacaGAACTCCACCTGCCTTTGGTGGGGGGACAGGACAGGACAAGACAAGACGACGGGATGACtactgggatttaaaggcatggccaccacGCCTGGCCCAGCTTTGTAAGCTTTGTTTTGTTACCATCTTTCCATGTCCTCTAAGGGTTTGGTTCTCAACACTCTTCCTCCAGGACCTCTCCAGCTGCTATGCAATTAAGAGTCCCCTCTCGTTTTGTCTGTCATAGCTCCTGGCTTAAATTATTCAATAATCgtcttttattatttgattcAAGTCTGACATCCCTACTTCATCATAATCTCAAGGAGGTCATGGATGGTATAGTTTGCCACTTGTGCCTGGGGCCATAATAGGTACTCAGCAAATACTTGTTGGATGATTGTCAACAGCCAGACAGCTCAACACCTGCAAGAAGGCTGCAAGCTTCACAGAGGGAGCCTGCCAGGAATGGCCCTGGCCTGGGGCATCCCCCATGTCCTAGTCTTAGATACCTGGCCCGAGGAAGGAGGGCAGGAGTGAGCAGTGGCTGTGGCCCCACAATAATAAAGCCTGGGCCAGGCTGCTGTGTGAGGGGTCGGGATAGGGTACTGAGAACCAGTAAGACCTGGGAAGTTGGCTGGCCCTGAGGGTTTCCAGCCCCACCTTAGACTGCATTCTGATTGGCCAGGGTCAGTTTTCCTCCTACCAAaaccacccccactccccaaggagtCTGAAAGGACTACAGAGATctgaagcaggaaagaaaaaaaaaaaaaaaaaaaaaaaaaaaaaacactgctttCAGCCAGGAGGGCGTGGCTGAGGGAGGAGCCCACAGGTAGTTGCTTTCTGCTGAGGTGCCTGGAGAGGTCTCTGTGGGGCCAGGTTGTAAGGCGCATCAGGTCCACACTGGTCACTGCAGACactaaaggtgtgtcttcctttcCCTGTGGCCATTTCCTGCCAAGAAGCCCCACATTCACACTTGCTTCACCTCTCCATTCTAGATCCTGGGATTCCTCACTTGCGATCAAGCCGACCATCTAGATCCTGCCTTCAAAGCCAGccttccattccttccttgtCTACCTCGAGTCTCCCGCCCGTCCGGGGCCCTCGTCCTGGGCCATGGCCCTAAGGGTGGACCTGGGACCTGGGCAGCTAGAAGCTGTGGCCATTCTGCTTCTTATGGGATTGCTCCAGTCAAGAATGGGTAAGTATGGATCGGCAGGGAGGGAGGGTTGGAGAGAGGACACTGTCGAGAGCAGGCAGAGAGCCCTGTGTAGCATATGAATCTCCGTGTTCCCACCATTTAGCCATTTTCTCCAGTCAGCCCCCTCAGCAAGGCACTGTCCTTGGGAAAACTGGTTGTTATTAAGGGGTCTGGGAACTCAGGCCTCCCTGCttactcctccctctttctttccctccaggaGCTGACGGGACTGAAGGTGAGGCTTTCTGGGGGaactgggagaagggaaatgaggGTAAACCAGTTTGGAGTCCCCTGGTGGGCTATAACAGCTCTTGTCACCCTGCTGAGTTTGCTCACCTAACCACACTAAGGGCCCCAACAGCTCTGTGAGTATGGAACCATGGCTCTTGTtttatgaggaaactgaggtgaaGAGAAGCAGGGAGGTGTCCAAGGGCATAAATCGAAGTCTGACTCTCAGTGTGGGTACCTGAGGTGGTTCTGAGAGAAACTACACAGACCAGCTCCGAGGCAGACTGGTTTTCAGTCTCAGCTTAACTATTTAGTGGCCTAGTCTCCTTCTCTTTCTAAGCTCCAGTTTCTTTGCCTTGAAAACCTGTCAACTCTGTTTTTCTAGGATTCCCAGAGATTGGGAAGTGAAAGCCCCTTTGGGCCTAGACTCGCTTAAGTAGTAGCCATTGTCATGATTATGAGGGAATGGAGGAAGAGTCTGGTGGCTGTTTTCTCTGCTTGAGGAAGATGGGAAAGGCCCTTGGAACTCTACTCTCCTGCTAGTTCAGTGGGGGCAGGTCCACATCAGAGAGAATCCAATTGTTTCAGTGTTCAACCACATCCATACTTGTATGCTCTGTGTGGGTACAGGTGTCCCTACGTAATGCACAGACTGGTGCAGGTGGGACAGTCATAGGCATGAGAACAGTTGTCAGCCTGGACAGTGGGAAGAGAGGGCCCTGGAAGCTGAGAGCAATACCTATGACTCAGCCAACTCACTCAGAATAGACTGTGGAGGGGCTGCACTTGGGAAGACTCTCTGACCTGGCAGAGAGAGGGTGGGAAAGGCATGGGAGTACGGTGATTGGGATTAACAAAGGTCCAGAGGCGAGTAGTGTATGACCCAATGAAGTGTCCAGCTGGATAGTCAGAGAATAGTGCCATGTGCATCTGGAAcacacctttttttgttttgttttaattctttaaaatttagtattttgcctgaatgaatGTATTTGTGTTATGTGTCTGGTCCCTTTGGAGatcagaaggtgtcagatcccctgaaactagaatttaggagagttgtgagctgttatgtgggtgctggaaaccaaacctaggtctctgcaagagtagtaagtgctcttaacagctgagccatctctccaacccctggaATGTATCTGAAGGTCAGCTGGAGCCATGGAAGAGCTCAGCAAGACTGTGACTTGGCCACATTTGTGGTTTACAAAGATATCAGATATGTAAGGGATAGACTGGATAGAAAGCAAGAAGGCTTGACAGGAAGGGACTGCCATGACACTTGAATAGGACAGCACCGGTAGTGAACTTCTCACAGCTGCTGAATCCTAGAGTGGGAAAGGCAGCCAAATATGAATGCACTTCCCAGGCTCTGAACCAAGTCTCCAGTGTATCAGGGTGGCAGGGCTAAGGACTGCTGTGGGGACCACAGAAGGGCCAGCTCTCACCTTCCCTTCTTCCATGCACAGCCCCCTGTGGTGCAGTCATGCAGCCACGCATCACAGGCGGTAGCAGTGCAAAGCCTGGCCAGTGGCCTTGGCAGGTCAGCATCACCTATGAAGGCATCCATGTGTGTGGCGGGTCTCTTGTGTCGGATCAATGGGTGGTGTCAGCTGCTCACTGCTTCCCCAGGTACTAACTCGGTGGAGGGGCAGAGGGGGGTCAAAAGTGGGTTGGAAACAGCATTTGGGTGACAGACctgaaatcccagtactggggaggtggaagcaagatcagaagttcaaggtcatccacagctACTACTtagtaaattcaaagccagcttgacCCTGTTTACATTAGACCCTATttccaagagagaaagagagagaaagggagggaaggagggagggagggagggagggagagagagagagagacagagagagagagaaaatcttgCCAGATCATTGTAGGTCAGACTAGTTCCTGTTGTGGGTTTAAGAGTATCAGTAGtcagtcaggcggtggtggcgcacacctttaattccagcactcaggaggcagagacaggtggatctctgtgaggtcaaggccagcctggtctctagagagagttccaggataggttccaaagctactgagaaaccctgtctcgaaagaaaaacaaaaaaatctctgttCAAAGCCCACTTAGTATACAGGCCAGCCAAGGGATAAataatgagattctatctcataAATAAAAGGGACCAGCCAGAGGTAAAAGTGAGGGTTAGGGTCATGGGTAAAACTAGACCATACGGGATCTGAGTCAGGACAGCATAAGGCAGCAGGAGTCAGTGTTCAGAAGAGGTCTCTCAGGTCCTACGCTTTGCTTCACTGCCTGCAGAGAACACTACAAGGAACAGTATGAAGTAAAGCTGGGAGCCCATCAGCTAGACTCCTACAACAACGACACTGTGGTCCGCACAGTGGCTCATATCATCTCCCACTCAAGCTACCGTGAAGAGGGCTCCCAGGGTGACATTGCACTCGTCCGCCTCAGCAGCCCTGTCAGTTTTTCCCGCTACATCAAACCCATCTGCCTCCCGGCAGCCAATGCCTCCTTTCCCAACGGCCTCCACTGTACTGTCACAGGATGGGGTCATGTGGCCCCTTCAGGTGAGGTGGGGCACTGGGTGCCAAGAGACAGGGAAGGGAAGCTGATTGAAGCTGGGGACCCTGATTAAGTACATTTTGTTTCCACAGTGAGCCTCCAGACGCCCAGGCCACTGCAGCAGCTTGAGGTACCACTGATCAGCCGTGAAACCTGCAGCTGCCTATACAACATCAATGCGGTGCCTGAAGAACCCCATACTATCCAGCAGGACATGCTGTGTGCTGGCTATGTGAAGGGAGGCAAGGACGCTTGCCAGGTAAGCACAAGGGCCAGGGAACAGAGGAGACAAGTATACCCTGAGAGGTGGAGGGCTGAGTGGAGCTGGCGTGGATGACTGTTTGCCAGAGGTCTGTCCTGAcagagctctttttctttttttccttagggTGACTCTGGGGGCCCACTCTCTTGTCCCATAGAAGGCCTCTGGTATTTGGCAGGCATTGTGAGCTGGGGTGATGCCTGTGGAGCCCCTAACAGGCCTGGAGTGTATACTCTGACTTCTACCTATGCCTCCTGGATCCACCACAATGTGGCCGAACTCCAGCCTCGTATGGTTCCCCAAACTCAGGAGTCCCAGCCAGATGGCCACCTCTGCAACCATCATCCTGTCTTCAACTCAGCTCCAGCCTGGGGACTGTTAAGGCCCATACCTTTCCTGCCACTGGGCCTGGCCCTGGGCCTCTTCTGCCTTTGGTTTGAACATTAAGCTACTTGACCCTCAAAGAGGACCATGCTTCCAAGACCAAAAGCACACCCAGGGACATGTGACTGTTCTGGAGCACAGTGCACCAACTTGATCTTTGAGCCCATCCTTCTGCATTTGCTCTTTGGAATTATAATCTAGGGCCAAGAAGTTACACTGTGGAATGGGCCAGAAATTTTAGCCACCTTTCTCTATTATCTGCAGCTTATTGGTTAGGCTCCTATGGAGCTCCCAGAAGCCTCAACTAGGAAAATGAGCCCTGACTTCAACCTGTGTCTAGTATACAGGACAGCTGCCTAGCTGACTGCTGCAAAAGTCTGGCTTCAGGGCCCTACCCATCCTGCCTGATGAGCCCATTACTTTGTCCTCTTCTTGTCTCCCTTTCAGACAGGGAAGACCTCAGCTTTACTCCACTGGCTGCCAAGCCTGCtttgagcccaactcctggactCCGGAGGACTGAGCCCCCACCGGAGCTGGCTGGGGCTTGGATCAGGATGAGGGATAAAAGGAGCAAGGAGCAAATGTTTTACACACAACTGGCTATATGTGAGATGAAATGAAGAATATCACCCTTTGTCATCTCCTTTGTACCTCCAAAGTCCAGCACACCAGCAGAatttactttattaaaaaatgacacaaaacagGTCTGTACACATATTTACAGGTTAGAGGCCAGAAAACGCTGGTCCAAAGCAGGGCACAGGCGACTCACTTCTTAGAAAGCTTGACTTGTTTGTGCTTGGGGGGTGCCCACTTGAGGCAGACAGAGTCCACTGTGGGAGAAAAGAGGCATGAGAGGCCCGTGGGTCAAGTCTGCTTACACCTGGCTGCTCTTACTGGGCTCAGGCCAGGTTTCACCTTCTCAGGGTGAGAACAAAAGGGTAATCTCAGTCCTGAAGAGGGGGAGGGAATCCCAGGAATGAGTAACCTGCTCTAGGTTGAAGTCCTAGAAGCTGGTCCGACTGGTTTGGGATCttgtaacaggaaaaaaaaagggggggagtgAGGAGAGGACTTGGCTCTTATCCCACACCGTCAAACACACATGCTATCACCTGGGCGCGcgcatgtgcgcgcacacacacacacacacacacacacacacacacacacacacacacacacacacacacacacacacacacacacacacacacacacacacacacacacacacacacacacacacacacacacgccagcagcagcagcagcacccaaCATACCTGTGATAGGTGGTTTCTTATACTGGGCACTTTTGAGGTGTTCCTCTACCAGCTTAGGTGTGACACAGATCACGTGCTGGCCCTTCCAGTACTTGACCATGTTGAGGGACTGCAGGGTGCTGATGATGTCATTCTGGGTGATGCTGGTCATTTGGCTGTAGAGAAGGAATAGAGTACATGGAGACAGCAAAAGGGGTAAGAGGCGAGATCCATGACCAATCTTAGGAGAGCCCGTTCAAGGGCCCTTCACAAGGGCCCTTAAGGACAGTATATCCTGGACCTGGCTGGAAACCAAGGCTCTTACCTGAGATCTTTGATAGACAATGTGCCCCGGAAGTCTCGCAGGATCTCTAGCAAGACCCATGACCAGTAGCTTCGGTAGCTGAGTTTTCCCAGGTCACTCAGTGGCTTCTCTGGAGAGCCTACAGTACTCTCCAGCTTGGAGAGCTCATAACCTGGCAGTTACAGAAAGAGAACCTTAAGGATCCAGCTTCTCCCGGCCCCACCTCATCCTTCCCAACTATAGTACCCACTTCCTAGACGGCAGCAGTTACTCACTGAAAGCAATGAGAAACTTCCCATAGCCACGCCTCTGGTAGGGGGGCAGGGTGAGGATACAGGCTACATTGTTTCCATCGGGGGATTCCTTCTCCTGTGGAGTACAGGGTATTCAGGTCCTTTGAGGGTCCTAGCCCCCAATCTGGTTTATAACACCCTCTTCCCAGGCTCCCCAATCTAGTACCTTGGAAAAGTAGCCGACAATGTGGGCCCCTTGCCTATCTACTTCCGTCAAAATGTAAAAGACAAAGGGCTCCACGTCAAAATACAAGGTCTTGTGGTCCAGGAAAAGCTTAGCCAGCAGACACAGGTTCTGACAATATATCTAGGGATAAGAGGTAGAAACATGCTAAGCAAACAGTACAATGCCTCCACTGTCTGGGGACCAGCAGCCACTCTGAAGCACTCTAAGTACCAGGCTTCACAGAGGAGTCAGTCAGGGAAGGGGAGTAGGCGCCTCCCTGGAACAGAATCCAAAGCAGAAAAGAGTCTTCCAGTCAGTGAGGTGGACAGGAAGGAGGCCCAAGTGAAGTCTATTTGCACCAACAGTAACAGAAGAGCTGGACTGATCATAGcttcctttattatttattttatctttgagacagggtctcatgtagtcctggctggcttggcCTCAGAcacaaagagatctgcctgcttctgcctcctgagttctgggactgcaggtgtgtgccagcCTGCCTTACTATCTgacactttaaaatattaaattttgttAGTGGGGAGGAGGCACACACgtcatggcacacatgtgaaggtcagagaacagcttccAGCTGTTTGTTCTCTCTCCATTATGGGTTCCAGGATAAACTCCAGTTGTCAGGCTTTCATAGCCAGCactttaacctgctgagccatctgaccATTTTTGAGGGCTAAATAAAGGGTAGGGTTTTACATGCATCATTGGCTTCAATCTTTACAGACATTAACTTGTGTTTCAgaacaggaaactgaggcccagagagaagAGTGCTTTAGGTTCCACAGCTGGTGAATGCCAGGGTCCAGGCTCTGTCCCACTCATAGGTGAGCCCACACCAGTCTATACAAAGCTGCTAAGCAGAAGCTGGTAACTGCCGACTGGAGAGATTTGCAGTCAGACCAAAAACCTGAGCTGTCTGCCCAATTGGACACAGTTGCTAGGTTTCAGTCTACTTGATGCAGACAGAGAGGCCCACTGAGATCAGCATCAGGAAACACAACAGCACAGCACCTTACAGTTGGCTTTTTAATACAGATTTAAAGGGtttccaatttttgttttctgtttttcactttcttaatttttttgttttgttttgttttgttttttgattttcgagacagggtttctctgtattgttttggagcctgtcgaactcacagagatccacctgcatctgcatcccaagtgctgggattaaaggcgtgcgccaccactgcctggccctttttatttttgagacagggtttagaCAGCCTacagcccaggttggtctcaaatttgtggcaatcccccttcctcagcctcctgggtgctaagaTGAtgggtgtgagtcaccacacacTGGATGTCTGGGTTTTCACACCTCTTCTGCTCTCTCCCAATCCAACACTGTGTGAGCCCAGCACTGCTAGTCTGCTGTGACTAAGGAGCCTGAGTGGGGAAGTGTGCTGTTGATTTAAGGCTTCAAAGCTGGCAGAAGGTGGAGCTGGCAAACGccatccccacccctaccctgttTCCAGTGGAGGCCCCTTCTGTCATTCTACCAGTTCAAGCTAAAGGAAGTCAGAGTAGCTGGCAGGGACCAGGCTCGGTATTCCCCTAGCTCAAGGCTACCTGAGCTCCAACAGGTCTCCAATAACAATAAAGACCATGTTTACTAACAGCCTAATAGATGCCAGTCACGTGCTACATACCTGACATTTGTGGTCTCATTTGTTCCATCAAACAGATGAGGTAAATAATTATGACTCTTATCTTATGGATGCGgaaacaggaacaaaacaaagttaagtaacttgtctgaggccagccaggaagTGACATGGTGATCTAAGGTACCTACCCTCTTCATCTTGTACTACATGGCCCTTCAGGGGAGATTAGAACACTTGCTAAAGCCCTCCCAGACCCAACAGGCAGAAGTAAAGGAGGTCACCAAAGCCCATCCCTGCTCCCATTGCAGTCATTCCTCTGAGAAGCAGGAACTCAGGCTGGAGTTCAGAGCCGAGTAGGAAATCTCTTACAAAAGCACTTCCCCTTCCAGGCAAACATCTTTGGGTCACATAGAAGGAGGAAACTGAGCAGCCTCCAGCCAGACAGTCTCTACTTGAGGCTCCAGAACTGTCAGAAGAGAAGTCCCCAGAAACAGAGGGGAGACTGGCCTGAGGTAGTATACCATGTGGCTGTGTTAACTATGCTCCATCAAAGCCAAGCACCAAGAAACATGAGAGACCTCACTTGGCCAAGAGTAGATATAGATACCCAATgaaggctggcctctgcctggtGGAGGTGATAAGAACTGCCCAGGAGACAGCCAGTTTCCCACAAGCCCCGGGCTACCAGCTCACCTTATGGTCTTTGCCGTCCACTTCATACACAGAGATGTTGCTCTTGCGATAGATCTCCTTCCCAGGGGGCTGCCGCCACTGACACTGGCCCTGGGGAACCAAGTGAGGGAACAAGCTTCAGACCTTTATTCTCTGCTGAGTTGAAGCACTGTGTGGCAATCTCTGCCTCTTGGTTTTACCATGTACAGGCCCCTATGTTCAATGCTTTATATCCAGTAACCTTTGCTTCCTCATCAGACTAGGATCTATTTCTTAACTAAGGCACAAAGAGGCAAATGACTTGCAAGCATCACAATCAACTGATTTTGGGTCTGGCCATGACACCTCTTTTCCTAAACCTCATATATTCGCCTCAAGTCCAGCTTTGGGAGACTTCCTGCTGTGCCAGTGAAAAGCGCCCCCTTCCTGCCAACTGTAGGGCAGCACTTCTTCCTACGGGCCAACGTCACTGCTCAGGAGCTGTGCCTCATTTGCCATGAGGAGTCCAACACCAGGCTTTATTTTAGTAAGGGGCAAGTAACTTGAATAGTTTCGTCCCCATTCCgtaaaagaggaaactgaggtctgAAGAGTGGCAATGAGCTGGTCAGTTACTCTGCCAGCTGTGGGAAAGctgtctctattttctttttcccttcctttctttaaataaacttttttttttttaaatgttattttttagctgggcatgatggtatacacctttagtcccagcaccctggaggtggaggcagaggcaggtggatctctgtgagtttaacgCCAGCCTACAGCTTCaaaccaatacacacacacacacacacacacacacacacacacacacactgtataggtatgtatgtatgtgggtatgtacacTAGAGTACAAGTtccagcagagacaagaggaggactttagatctcctggagctggagttacaggtacctgtcatgggtgctgtgaactgaacttgggtcctgtgcaagagagTCCAATgttcttaacccctaagccatctcttcaaaaTCCTGCTTTCCTTTATGTGGTCCAAgccagcctagaactcactatgtagctgagagtgACCGTGAACTTCTGTTCTTCCTATCTCCATCCCTAGGCACTAGGATTTAGGAAATATCACACCAGAGGAATCCAGGGCTCTAGTCCCTTGGGCAGTTTTTT
The DNA window shown above is from Cricetulus griseus strain 17A/GY chromosome 3, alternate assembly CriGri-PICRH-1.0, whole genome shotgun sequence and carries:
- the Kat8 gene encoding histone acetyltransferase KAT8 isoform X1 yields the protein MAAQGATAAVAATTSGIVGEGEPGPGENAAVEGPAGSPGRVSPPTPARGEPEVTVEIGETYLCRRPDSTWHSAEVIQSRVNDQEGREEFYVHYVGFNRRLDEWVDKNRLALTKTVKDAVQKNSEKYLSELAEQPERKITRNQKRKHDEINHVQKTYAEMDPTTAALEKEHEAITKVKYVDKIHIGNYEIDAWYFSPFPEDYGKQPKLWLCEYCLKYMKYEKSYRFHLGQCQWRQPPGKEIYRKSNISVYEVDGKDHKIYCQNLCLLAKLFLDHKTLYFDVEPFVFYILTEVDRQGAHIVGYFSKEKESPDGNNVACILTLPPYQRRGYGKFLIAFSYELSKLESTVGSPEKPLSDLGKLSYRSYWSWVLLEILRDFRGTLSIKDLSQMTSITQNDIISTLQSLNMVKYWKGQHVICVTPKLVEEHLKSAQYKKPPITVDSVCLKWAPPKHKQVKLSKK